The Helianthus annuus cultivar XRQ/B chromosome 16, HanXRQr2.0-SUNRISE, whole genome shotgun sequence genome includes a window with the following:
- the LOC110917096 gene encoding G-type lectin S-receptor-like serine/threonine-protein kinase B120: protein MNFYPPFFNMNFSSNRPKNLQLISFFFLLSILHVFSQSNNSSISHGNVIRDGEIIVSPGEVFALGFFSPANSSLRYVGIWYYRIPGQTITWVANRDAPVSGNSGVFGIQNNGSLSLSDGNGTIYWSSDSFPSDGNLTAMLVDTGNFILSTVENAGDDQNALWQSCEHPTDTYLPNMRVYMNITRGDSVSFVSWRSSSDPSRGNYSMEVDPRGSPQIISWDESRRRIWRSGQWNQQIFTGVPQMRSIFLSGFRLVQVNEDVMYFIFNNPNRTLLMRFMINWNGEIEQWTWDERRMEWITSLSLPSTECQKYNRCGSYGICNLRNTPSVCSCMQGFEFNSDNQCIRRTPLECGSSSSSTNDGFLRRDGLKLPDIATNTLDAQNQDQCRDICSNNCSCNAYAFVSGIGCLTWGGDLIDIEEFDEGGETIFIRLAASELGGGKASHTAVIAISVTGIIVFGLIVWLVWRYRRNIKGISNLWRQKKNSPQLFQGPTTLDNSAGTTGSADLSVEGKPLEGTLFSLISLESATDGFANKNKLGQGGFGPVHKGILPGGQEIAVKRLSKWSGQGMMEFKNEMILIAKLQHRNLVRLLGYCIEGEENMLVYEYLPNKSLDTFLFDAQQKVLLDWKTRFLIIEGIARGILYLHRDSRLRIIHRDLKASNILLDGDMIPKISDFGMARIFGGNQHEANTVRIVGTYGYMSPEYAMEGSFSVKSDVYSFGVLLLEIISGEKNNSFRSHDSTNLIKHAWNLWKDGKPEELIDPSILDSCNMKEALQCIHVGMLCVQFSAVHRPTMSSVVYMLEGEGTSLPLPTQVGDMSLNAAEMDLIMEGREITVSSTDVTVTEVIGR, encoded by the exons ATGAATTTCTATCCACCGTTTTTTAACATGAATTTTAGTTCCAACAGGCCAAAAAATCTTCAACttatttctttcttctttctcctGTCCATTCTTCATGTGTTTTCTCAGTCAAATAACAGTAGTATTAGTCATGGAAACGTGATAAGAGATGGAGAAATCATTGTTTCTCCAGGTGAGGTTTTTGCTCTAGGATTTTTCAGTCCTGCAAATTCCAGTTTAAGATATGTTGGAATATGGTATTACCGAATACCTGGCCAAACAATCACATGGGTAGCTAATAGAGATGCTCCAGTCTCTGGCAATTCAGGTGTTTTCGGCATCCAAAACAACGGTAGTTTGAGTCTTTCTGATGGGAATGGTACCATATACTGGTCATCAGATAGTTTTCCATCGGATGGTAATCTTACTGCTATGCTAGTTGATACCGGAAACTTTATTCTTTCGACCGTTGAGAATGCTGGAGATGATCAAAATGCATTATGGCAAAGTTGTGAGCATCCAACTGATACTTACTTACCGAACATGAGAGTTTATATGAATATCACTAGAGGAGATAGTGTTTCATTTGTTTCTTGGAGGTCTAGTAGTGATCCTTCAAGAGGGAATTACTCCATGGAAGTCGATCCTCGTGGTTCGCCACAGATTATCTCTTGGGACGAATCGCGTCGTCGGATATGGAGATCTGGTCAATGGAATCAGCAGATATTCACTGGAGTGCCACAGATGAGATCCATATTTTTGTCTGGTTTTAGACTAGTTCAGGTAAACGAAGATGTCATGTACTTCATCTTTAACAATCCTAATCGGACACTTTTGATGAGGTTCATGATAAACTGGAATGGTGAAATAGAGCAGTGGACCTGGGATGAAAGAAGGATGGAATGGATCACATCCTTGTCACTGCCTTCCACTGAATGCCAAAAGTATAATAGGTGTGGTAGTTATGGAATATGCAACTTAAGGAATACTCCTTCTGTATGTTCTTGTATGCAAGGATTTGAATTCAATTCTGATAATCAATGCATTAGAAGAACACCTCTAGAATGTGGATCAAGTTCTTCTAGCACTAATGATGGATTCCTAAGAAGAGATGGACTAAAACTGCCTGATATTGCCACCAATACTTTGGATGCACAAAATCAAGACCAATGTAGAGATATATGCTCCAATAATTGTTCATGCAATGCATATGCCTTCGTCTCCGGAATTGGGTGTCTAACCTGGGGTGGTGATTTGATTGATATCGAGGAATTTGATGAAGGTGGAGAAACAATTTTTATTCGTCTTGCGGCTTCAGAATTAG GTGGCGGAAAAGCATCCCACACCGCAGTTATAGCGATATCAGTAACTGGAATAATTGTTTTTGGTCTAATTGTATGGCTAGTGTGGAGGTACAGGCGAAACATTAAAG GAATCTCGAATCTGTGGAGACAAAAGAAGAATTCGCCCCAACTTTTTCAGGGGCCAACAACACTAGACAATTCCGCGGGTACAACAGGATCAGCTGATCTTTCAGTCGAAGGAAAACCACTTGAAGGCACATTGTTCAGTCTAATATCATTAGAATCTGCAACAGATGGTTTTGCTAATAAAAACAAGCTCGGCCAAGGTGGGTTTGGCCCTGTACACAAG GGAATCCTTCCTGGGGGACAAGAAATAGCTGTGAAGAGGCTATCAAAATGGTCTGGACAAGGCATGATGGaattcaagaatgagatgattcTTATTGCCAAGTTGCAACACAGAAATCTTGTTAGATTGCTGGGGTATTGCATTGAAGGGGAAGAAAATATGCTAGTTTATGAATACTTGCCAAACAAAAGCCTTGATACGTTTCTTTTCG ATGCACAACAGAAAGTGCTTCTAGATTGGAAAACACGGTTTCTGATCATTGAAGGGATTGCTAGAGGCATTCTTTATCTCCATCGAGATTCTAGGCTTCGTATCATTCATCGTGATCTGAAAGCTAGCAACATTTTGCTTGATGGAGATATGATCCCTAAAATTTCAGATTTTGGCATGGCTAGAATATTTGGAGGGAATCAACACGAGGCAAATACAGTGCGGATCGTAGGCACATA TGGTTACATGTCTCCAGAGTATGCAATGGAAGGTTCCTTTTCGGTGAAATCTGATGTTTACAGCTTCGGGGTTTTGCTCCTAGAAATCATTAGTGGCGAAAAAAACAATAGTTTTCGCTCTCATGATTCCACAAATTTAATAAAACAT GCGTGGAATCTATGGAAGGATGGGAAACCCGAAGAACTAATTGATCCATCAATTCTAGATTCATGTAACATGAAAGAAGCATTACAATGCATCCATGTAGGGATGTTATGTGTACAATTTTCAGCTGTTCATAGACCAACTATGTCATCAGTGGTGTACATGTTGGAGGGTGAAGGCACAAGTCTCCCTCTACCAACACAAGTTGGGGATATGTCACTAAACGCTGCTGAAATGGATTTGATCATGGAAGGTAGAGAAATCACTGTTTCCTCGACTGATGTTACAGTTACAGAAGTGATCGGGAGGTGA